In Symmachiella dynata, the following are encoded in one genomic region:
- a CDS encoding class I SAM-dependent methyltransferase: MAEVIHGKVYDYPTYYDIIFAADWRKEIAFLEACFDKYAGGTVQRVFEPACGTGRLLIKLAQAGYDVSGNDLNPKAVEFCNRRLGRRGFEPTAVVGDMADFRLPRKADAAFNLINSFRHLPDEDAATAHMQCIARALRKGGIYLLGLHLTPTNHRICDDECYAARRGNVGVESRLWTMSVDSKARVEMVGMTLDVTTPKRKLRLVDEMPFRMYTARQFRQLLARVPELELLETFDFDLDINAPIKVKGHSEDVIFVLRKV; encoded by the coding sequence ATGGCGGAAGTTATTCATGGGAAGGTCTACGACTATCCCACCTATTACGACATCATTTTCGCAGCCGATTGGCGGAAGGAAATCGCCTTTCTTGAGGCTTGTTTCGACAAGTATGCCGGCGGCACGGTGCAGCGTGTGTTTGAACCGGCGTGCGGCACCGGGCGGTTGTTGATCAAACTAGCCCAGGCGGGTTACGACGTTTCCGGCAACGACCTGAATCCCAAAGCGGTCGAGTTTTGTAATCGGCGACTGGGACGAAGGGGTTTTGAACCGACCGCCGTTGTGGGGGACATGGCCGATTTTCGCTTGCCCCGCAAAGCGGATGCCGCCTTCAATCTGATCAACAGTTTCCGGCATTTACCGGACGAAGATGCAGCCACGGCGCATATGCAATGCATCGCCCGCGCCTTGCGCAAGGGGGGCATTTATCTGTTAGGGCTACACCTGACGCCCACGAATCATCGCATCTGCGACGACGAATGCTATGCCGCCCGGCGAGGAAATGTCGGCGTGGAATCGCGGTTGTGGACCATGTCGGTCGACAGCAAAGCACGCGTCGAAATGGTCGGCATGACGCTTGACGTCACAACTCCCAAACGGAAGTTGCGACTCGTCGACGAGATGCCGTTCCGGATGTACACCGCCCGCCAATTCCGCCAACTCTTGGCCCGCGTGCCGGAGCTGGAGTTGTTGGAAACATTCGATTTCGACCTCGACATCAACGCGCCCATCAAGGTCAAAGGCCACAGCGAGGATGTCATCTTCGTGCTGCGAAAAGTATAA
- a CDS encoding cysteine desulfurase family protein, translating into MTATPIYLDNHATTRVDPRVLDAMLPYFSEIYGNAASISHRFGWDAGDAVEAARGKIAELFNTDARNVIFTSGATEANNLALKGVLHAAPPGSHLITAAAEHKAVLDPAKRLSRSDYEVTVLPVDQYGMVDPQQIAESLRPNTVLVSIMSANNEVGTLNDIAEIAALCRERGVHFHTDAAQSAGKLPLDLSTTPIDLLSLSGHKIYGPKGIGVLFVRHGSPRIKLEPQLDGGGHERHLRSGTLPVPLIVGLGRACELCGETMVDEAARLLELRERLWTGLQDRLDGLTLNGHPEQRLPGNLNVSFDGVEGDALMNSMREIAVSSGSACTSADPQPSHVLRAMGVSDALTRASLRFGLGRFNTTEEIDRAVEVVADAVGRLRE; encoded by the coding sequence ATGACTGCCACTCCGATTTATCTGGACAACCATGCCACCACGCGCGTCGACCCCCGCGTGTTGGATGCGATGTTGCCGTATTTTTCCGAGATTTACGGAAACGCTGCCAGCATCAGCCATCGTTTTGGCTGGGATGCCGGGGACGCTGTTGAGGCGGCGCGGGGTAAGATCGCTGAGCTGTTCAACACTGACGCGCGGAACGTGATTTTCACCAGCGGCGCCACCGAAGCGAACAACCTCGCCTTAAAGGGCGTCTTGCACGCCGCACCGCCGGGGAGTCATTTGATCACCGCCGCCGCCGAACACAAAGCGGTGCTCGATCCGGCCAAACGTCTCTCCCGCAGCGACTACGAAGTGACGGTGCTTCCGGTCGATCAATATGGTATGGTCGATCCGCAACAAATCGCCGAGTCGCTGCGGCCCAACACGGTGCTTGTTTCGATCATGTCGGCCAATAACGAAGTGGGGACGCTCAACGACATCGCTGAAATCGCCGCGTTGTGCCGTGAACGTGGGGTTCACTTCCACACCGATGCGGCGCAGAGCGCGGGCAAGTTGCCGCTTGACCTATCGACGACACCGATCGATTTGCTAAGCCTGTCCGGACACAAAATCTACGGGCCCAAGGGCATCGGCGTGTTATTTGTGCGGCACGGTTCTCCGCGGATCAAGCTGGAACCGCAGCTCGATGGCGGCGGCCATGAGCGGCATTTGCGCAGCGGCACGTTGCCGGTGCCGTTGATCGTGGGACTTGGCAGAGCGTGTGAACTGTGTGGTGAAACGATGGTCGACGAAGCGGCGCGGCTGTTGGAATTGCGCGAGCGATTGTGGACAGGATTGCAAGACCGGCTCGACGGGCTCACCTTAAACGGCCATCCGGAACAACGCTTGCCGGGAAACCTGAATGTGAGCTTTGACGGCGTCGAAGGCGATGCGCTGATGAATAGCATGCGGGAGATTGCCGTCAGTTCCGGATCGGCCTGCACGTCCGCCGATCCGCAACCGAGCCACGTCCTGCGGGCGATGGGAGTCAGCGACGCACTCACGCGCGCCAGTTTGCGATTTGGTTTGGGACGATTCAATACGACCGAAGAAATCGACCGCGCCGTTGAGGTTGTTGCCGACGCAGTCGGTCGCTTGCGAGAATAA